One region of Mucilaginibacter gotjawali genomic DNA includes:
- a CDS encoding efflux RND transporter periplasmic adaptor subunit, whose product MKYRPYLFIAIAVSFAGCTGNNKPVDLTAQAKEHVNKYQFASVAEKALSSSARLPGQLIPFNEVNIFPKVNGFVKELFVDRGSIVKKGQLLVILEAPEMESQLEAANSQYIQAQADAQASKEKYDRLKEAAKEPGSVSPLDLDNASSQMKAGEAKAQAQRSNVEAVRTMLGYLRIYAPFDGMIIQRNVSPGALVAPGKTGDQPILVLQDIHKMRLTVSIPEDYVDKVDLNQPVSFTFNAMPGESQTAKISRSANSLGSMQQEAIEIDVQNKNGQLKPGMYAEVRIPMLSGAKSLLVPNGAIIRSTEREYIIKDSSGKADIVNIKEGLVGNDSTEVFGNLKANDKILLHASDEVKQGDDLQQ is encoded by the coding sequence ATGAAATATAGACCATATTTGTTCATAGCAATAGCTGTTTCTTTTGCGGGATGTACCGGCAATAATAAACCGGTTGACCTGACGGCCCAGGCAAAAGAGCACGTCAATAAATACCAGTTTGCAAGCGTAGCTGAAAAAGCGCTTTCCTCTTCTGCCCGCCTTCCGGGCCAATTAATTCCTTTTAACGAGGTGAACATTTTCCCGAAAGTAAATGGCTTTGTAAAGGAGCTTTTTGTCGATAGGGGTTCCATTGTTAAAAAAGGACAGCTGTTGGTAATCCTTGAAGCGCCCGAAATGGAATCGCAGCTGGAAGCCGCCAACTCACAATATATCCAGGCCCAGGCCGATGCCCAGGCAAGCAAGGAAAAATACGACCGTTTAAAAGAAGCGGCGAAGGAGCCAGGTTCAGTGTCACCACTAGATCTTGATAATGCTAGTTCGCAAATGAAAGCCGGTGAGGCCAAAGCCCAGGCGCAACGCTCAAACGTGGAAGCAGTGCGAACGATGTTGGGATATTTACGGATTTATGCGCCATTTGACGGCATGATCATTCAGCGCAATGTTTCTCCCGGCGCACTGGTTGCACCCGGGAAAACAGGTGACCAACCCATCCTGGTGTTACAGGATATCCATAAAATGCGCCTCACCGTGAGTATTCCTGAAGATTATGTGGATAAGGTCGACCTGAACCAACCTGTTAGCTTCACTTTTAACGCCATGCCCGGCGAAAGCCAGACCGCAAAGATCAGCCGTTCGGCCAATTCACTGGGAAGCATGCAGCAGGAAGCTATCGAAATTGACGTACAGAACAAAAACGGACAACTCAAACCAGGCATGTATGCCGAAGTAAGAATCCCGATGCTTTCCGGGGCAAAATCGCTGTTGGTGCCGAACGGCGCTATCATTCGTTCAACAGAGCGCGAGTATATAATTAAAGACAGCAGCGGGAAAGCTGACATCGTTAACATTAAAGAAGGATTGGTTGGTAATGATTCTACCGAAGTTTTCGGCAACCTGAAAGCTAACGATAAAATATTGCTGCATGCTTCAGATGAAGTTAAGCAGGGAGATGATCTGCAACAATAA
- a CDS encoding porin yields the protein MKQRYLTRTLLLLSILFTSIFAKAQQNDDMINILLKKHVISQQEADSIRSDEAIKAQAKKDKEHVISVGTKALQISGLLQERYQAFQQVSSNNGFDLHRIRLIVSGNVTDNWSYYTQTELSGSGVKLVDAYTAYKFGDYLKVSAGQFKIPFSLESLTSDAQLEFIDRSQVVEALVGRSKDVISVTPGNQQGRDIGLQINGSFAKIDNNYLFDYTFGVFNGAGYDVTGDNNYNKDIAGRLSIHPVTGLIVSGDFYNGVANYGTPAKNQKRNRGGFDARYVIGPLSVQAEYDKGTDGSIKRDGYFAQAAYFIVPKKLQLAAKYDNYDPNKAIKTDRAKIYTGGVNYFFNNWAKLTVDYLNRREEAAVQVKNDILEVQLQLAF from the coding sequence ATGAAACAACGTTACCTAACCAGAACATTACTCCTATTGAGTATATTATTCACTTCGATTTTTGCAAAAGCACAGCAAAATGACGATATGATCAATATACTCCTTAAAAAACACGTGATCAGCCAGCAGGAAGCCGACTCGATCCGTTCAGATGAAGCGATCAAAGCGCAAGCTAAAAAAGACAAAGAGCATGTGATTTCTGTTGGTACCAAAGCATTGCAGATCAGCGGCCTTTTACAGGAACGTTACCAGGCTTTTCAGCAGGTAAGTTCAAACAATGGCTTCGACCTTCATCGCATCCGTTTGATCGTATCAGGTAATGTAACTGACAACTGGTCATACTATACTCAAACAGAGCTAAGCGGCTCCGGTGTAAAACTGGTAGATGCCTATACAGCCTATAAATTTGGCGACTATTTAAAAGTTTCGGCAGGCCAATTTAAGATCCCCTTTTCACTTGAAAGCCTGACATCAGATGCACAGCTTGAATTTATTGACCGTTCGCAGGTTGTTGAAGCGCTGGTAGGACGCTCCAAAGACGTGATTTCGGTTACTCCAGGTAACCAGCAGGGACGTGATATCGGCCTTCAGATCAATGGAAGCTTTGCCAAAATAGACAATAACTACCTGTTCGATTATACCTTCGGCGTATTTAACGGCGCGGGTTACGATGTAACAGGTGATAACAACTACAATAAAGATATTGCCGGCAGGCTAAGTATTCACCCGGTGACCGGACTGATCGTTTCGGGCGATTTTTATAATGGCGTTGCTAACTATGGTACCCCTGCCAAAAACCAAAAACGCAACCGGGGTGGCTTTGATGCACGCTATGTGATCGGGCCCCTGTCAGTACAGGCTGAATATGATAAAGGAACAGATGGCTCCATCAAAAGAGACGGTTACTTTGCGCAGGCGGCCTATTTTATCGTCCCTAAAAAATTACAGCTTGCAGCAAAATATGATAACTACGATCCCAATAAAGCGATAAAAACAGACCGGGCCAAGATTTATACCGGTGGTGTAAATTACTTCTTTAACAATTGGGCAAAACTTACCGTTGATTACCTGAACCGCCGCGAAGAAGCAGCAGTCCAGGTGAAAAACGACATCCTTGAAGTACAATTACAATTAGCTTTTTAA
- a CDS encoding PstS family phosphate ABC transporter substrate-binding protein, producing MRKILLKWQLVPVLIVAALLVSSFVKPVPPKPVSDDLEGTISISGAFALYPITVKWADEFKKLHPKVTFNISAGGAGKGITDALSGLVDIGLASRDIDPAEVKKGAYTIYVTKDAVVPTFNTANPNAAAILAKGVKKGQFSDIFVSGNIKNWKQVAGKVDVPIHVYTRSDAAGAAETWAKYFGKKQEDLLGVGVYGDPGLAQAVKKDVTAIGYNNLAYLYDLKTRKQVAGVHALPIDVNGNGKIDADENFYDTIDQLTDAIGAGKYPSPPARNLGFLFKGRPKKKELIEFVKFVLTTGQKDVDESGYIALSKAKIQEELKKVE from the coding sequence ATGAGAAAGATATTATTAAAATGGCAATTGGTGCCTGTATTGATCGTTGCTGCTTTATTAGTTTCTTCGTTTGTTAAGCCGGTTCCCCCTAAACCAGTGTCAGATGACCTTGAAGGAACAATAAGCATATCAGGAGCGTTTGCCCTGTATCCCATTACAGTTAAGTGGGCCGACGAATTTAAAAAGCTGCACCCTAAGGTAACCTTTAATATTTCTGCCGGTGGAGCAGGAAAAGGAATTACTGATGCATTATCCGGATTAGTTGATATTGGATTAGCGTCCCGCGATATTGATCCGGCCGAAGTAAAAAAAGGCGCTTACACCATTTATGTAACAAAAGATGCCGTGGTGCCAACATTCAACACCGCTAACCCCAATGCTGCGGCTATTTTGGCGAAAGGTGTTAAAAAAGGGCAATTCAGCGACATTTTTGTAAGCGGCAACATTAAAAACTGGAAACAGGTTGCAGGCAAAGTAGATGTACCAATACATGTCTATACCCGCTCTGATGCTGCGGGTGCGGCTGAAACCTGGGCTAAATATTTCGGCAAAAAGCAGGAGGACCTATTGGGTGTCGGCGTATACGGTGACCCCGGCCTGGCGCAAGCCGTTAAAAAGGATGTTACGGCGATAGGTTATAATAACCTTGCCTACCTGTACGACCTCAAAACCCGTAAACAGGTGGCCGGCGTGCATGCCTTGCCGATCGATGTAAACGGCAACGGGAAAATTGACGCTGACGAAAATTTTTACGATACTATTGATCAGTTGACAGATGCTATTGGCGCCGGGAAATACCCCTCTCCCCCGGCCCGCAACCTGGGATTCCTGTTTAAAGGAAGACCAAAGAAAAAAGAACTGATCGAGTTCGTCAAGTTCGTGTTAACCACCGGGCAAAAAGATGTGGATGAAAGTGGTTACATCGCACTCTCAAAAGCAAAAATCCAGGAGGAGCTGAAAAAGGTGGAGTAA
- the pstC gene encoding phosphate ABC transporter permease subunit PstC: MYKLRLFKDKFMSKLMLVLTLVSVSVLFVIGVGLYYHSIPILRKLPLSDLLTTSVWKPLKGLFGFYPFIMGTLWVTAISIIIALPLCLLTALYINEYAPARIRKILTPFVNLLSGIPPVIFGVWGVLFIIPLIQDHIAPHFVAFSTGYSVLAGGIVLAVMIFPLIVSIITEVLRTIPQDLRDASLSLGATKWETTRKVILRKALPGIIAALVLAISRAFGETIAVLMVCGNNAAVPHSVFDPGYPLPALIANNYGEMLSIPMYDSALMFAALLLFVIILLFNLISRVILARLERKLAS, translated from the coding sequence ATGTATAAACTAAGACTATTCAAAGATAAATTCATGTCGAAACTGATGCTGGTGTTAACACTGGTATCAGTTTCTGTATTATTCGTGATCGGAGTAGGGTTATATTACCACTCCATACCCATTCTGCGCAAGTTACCGCTTTCGGATCTTTTAACTACCAGCGTATGGAAGCCCCTCAAAGGTTTATTCGGGTTTTACCCTTTCATTATGGGGACTTTGTGGGTCACGGCTATTTCTATTATTATAGCGTTGCCGCTTTGCCTGCTTACAGCATTATATATTAATGAATATGCCCCGGCGAGGATCAGGAAAATACTCACCCCTTTTGTAAACTTACTGTCGGGCATTCCGCCGGTAATTTTTGGTGTTTGGGGGGTACTTTTCATTATCCCCCTCATCCAGGATCACATTGCGCCGCATTTTGTAGCTTTCTCAACAGGCTATAGCGTTTTGGCGGGCGGTATTGTGCTGGCGGTAATGATCTTCCCGTTAATTGTGAGCATTATTACTGAAGTACTGCGCACCATCCCTCAGGATCTTAGAGATGCCTCTTTGTCACTTGGCGCTACCAAATGGGAAACAACCCGCAAAGTAATATTGCGAAAAGCGCTACCGGGCATCATTGCTGCACTGGTACTGGCAATATCACGGGCGTTTGGCGAGACAATAGCGGTGCTGATGGTTTGCGGTAATAATGCCGCTGTACCACATTCTGTATTCGACCCCGGGTATCCGCTTCCTGCATTGATCGCTAACAACTACGGCGAGATGCTTTCCATCCCGATGTATGATTCAGCGCTGATGTTTGCAGCATTGCTGCTTTTTGTTATTATCCTGCTGTTCAATTTAATATCCAGGGTTATTCTGGCCCGCCTTGAAAGGAAACTTGCCTCATGA
- the pstA gene encoding phosphate ABC transporter permease PstA, translating to MKRRKFEELFFRVLMVLATVFVAGSFFLIVGTIFYKGAPYMNLDMITKTPGGGFYIGKEGGILNAIVGSMYIAGGATILGLLISIPVAIYINMYMNGKTFLANTLRMAFDVLFGIPSIVYGAFGFLIMVYFGLRASLLGGIIAVTLLVIPILVRTLDEVIRTVPFELRDAALSLGATRWEMAKVVLRQIRPGIFTAILLSFGRAIGDVASVLFTAGFSDNIPTSLHEPAATLPLAIFFQLSSPVEEVQGRGYASALVLTIVVLIITVLSEALIKNFFKHKI from the coding sequence ATGAAACGTAGAAAATTTGAAGAATTGTTTTTCAGGGTATTGATGGTGTTGGCAACGGTATTTGTTGCGGGCAGCTTTTTCCTGATAGTTGGCACCATATTTTATAAAGGTGCACCCTATATGAACCTCGATATGATCACCAAAACACCGGGTGGCGGATTTTATATCGGTAAAGAAGGTGGTATCTTAAATGCCATTGTCGGCTCCATGTATATCGCCGGCGGAGCCACTATATTGGGCTTATTGATTAGTATACCAGTTGCCATTTACATCAATATGTATATGAACGGCAAAACATTTTTAGCCAATACCCTGCGTATGGCGTTTGATGTATTGTTCGGCATTCCCTCTATTGTATATGGGGCTTTCGGCTTTTTAATTATGGTATATTTTGGGTTAAGGGCATCACTTTTGGGTGGCATCATTGCCGTTACGCTGCTGGTAATCCCAATTTTAGTCCGTACGCTTGACGAGGTGATCCGCACCGTACCCTTCGAACTGCGCGATGCTGCACTATCTCTCGGCGCTACCCGCTGGGAAATGGCTAAAGTAGTGTTAAGGCAGATCAGGCCGGGAATATTTACCGCCATATTGTTGTCATTCGGCAGGGCTATTGGCGACGTGGCATCCGTGCTGTTTACCGCCGGCTTTAGCGATAATATCCCAACATCGCTGCATGAACCCGCTGCTACCCTGCCCCTGGCTATTTTTTTCCAGTTAAGCAGCCCGGTTGAAGAAGTACAGGGGCGCGGTTATGCCTCGGCCCTGGTGCTCACCATCGTCGTTTTAATAATCACCGTTTTATCGGAAGCATTGATCAAGAATTTTTTTAAACATAAAATCTAA
- a CDS encoding phosphate ABC transporter ATP-binding protein, whose amino-acid sequence MDNKSLISVQQLNVHIGNQHILKDINIDIPDKKVTSIIGPSGCGKTTLLKTFNRLLDNSADVKITGKVLVDGENIYDPDVEVTHIRQKMGLLSQRPYPLPMSIYDNVAYGPRIHGIRKKHDLDELVEKQLKATGLWEEVKDRLHASATRLSIGQQQRLCLARGLAVGPEIILGDESTSALDPVSTHIIEDLFVQLKEKYTIVLVTHILRQAARISDHIIFVYMGKIIEAGPTNEILQNPKEELTKQYVKGFIT is encoded by the coding sequence ATGGACAACAAATCCCTTATAAGTGTTCAGCAATTAAATGTCCATATTGGCAACCAGCATATTTTAAAGGATATTAATATTGATATTCCTGATAAAAAAGTCACCTCCATTATCGGTCCTTCAGGCTGCGGAAAAACTACATTACTCAAAACATTCAACCGCTTACTTGATAATTCAGCCGATGTAAAGATCACCGGCAAAGTATTGGTGGATGGCGAAAATATTTACGACCCAGATGTGGAGGTAACCCACATCCGTCAAAAAATGGGGCTGCTTTCCCAGCGCCCTTATCCCCTGCCGATGTCAATTTATGATAATGTGGCTTACGGGCCGCGCATTCACGGCATCCGCAAAAAGCACGACCTGGATGAATTGGTCGAAAAACAGCTGAAAGCAACGGGTTTATGGGAAGAAGTAAAAGACAGATTACATGCTTCGGCTACGCGTTTATCTATCGGCCAGCAACAACGGTTATGCCTGGCACGTGGTTTGGCAGTGGGCCCCGAAATTATTCTGGGTGATGAATCCACCTCGGCGCTCGACCCTGTATCTACCCATATTATTGAAGATCTGTTTGTGCAATTAAAAGAAAAATACACCATCGTGCTCGTAACACATATCCTTCGCCAGGCGGCAAGAATTTCTGACCATATTATCTTTGTGTATATGGGTAAGATCATTGAAGCAGGCCCGACCAACGAGATTTTACAAAACCCGAAAGAAGAATTGACCAAACAATATGTAAAAGGGTTTATCACCTAA
- the proB gene encoding glutamate 5-kinase yields the protein MAYNYQRIIIKIGSNVLTQKDGLPDLKRISHLVEQMAAIKRRGVEVVLVSSGAVASGRSLISISEKYDSVATRQLFASIGQVKLINTYAHEFEKFNILCSQVLVTKEDFRDRLHYLNMKNCLKILLQHHVIPVVNENDVVSVTELMFTDNDELAGLIASMLNAQALIVLTNVDGIYDGDPNSENTRVIEEVSGNTIDFSAFVSSGSSQFGRGGMITKSTMAQKVAQLGIAVHIANGTKENILVDVLENTAPHTYFIPSKSSSGKKKWIAHAGNYAKGIVQVNEGAKAALTSAKASSLLPVGVINIISDFKKGEIIKLVDENNKSIGLGIAQYGSDKAAEMAGKKNQKPLVHYDYLYLEN from the coding sequence ATGGCGTACAATTACCAGCGTATAATTATTAAGATCGGCTCGAATGTTCTGACCCAAAAAGACGGACTGCCTGATTTAAAGCGCATCAGCCACCTGGTTGAACAGATGGCTGCCATAAAACGACGGGGAGTTGAAGTGGTGTTGGTTTCCTCTGGCGCTGTTGCTTCCGGGCGCAGTTTGATCTCTATTTCCGAAAAATACGACTCCGTTGCCACCAGGCAATTGTTTGCTTCAATCGGCCAGGTAAAATTGATCAATACTTACGCGCACGAATTCGAAAAATTCAATATCCTTTGTTCGCAGGTGCTGGTAACCAAAGAAGATTTCAGGGATAGGTTGCATTACCTCAACATGAAAAACTGCCTTAAAATTTTATTACAGCACCATGTAATACCGGTAGTAAACGAAAATGATGTGGTCTCAGTCACTGAACTGATGTTTACCGATAACGACGAACTGGCCGGTCTCATAGCTTCCATGTTGAATGCCCAGGCGCTTATTGTGTTAACCAATGTAGACGGGATATATGACGGCGACCCGAATAGCGAGAATACCAGGGTTATTGAAGAGGTAAGTGGTAATACGATCGATTTTTCCGCATTCGTGAGTTCCGGGAGTTCACAATTTGGCCGCGGGGGGATGATTACCAAATCAACCATGGCACAAAAAGTGGCGCAACTGGGTATAGCGGTGCACATAGCGAATGGCACAAAAGAAAATATTTTGGTGGATGTTTTAGAAAACACGGCACCCCACACCTATTTTATCCCCAGCAAGTCTTCCTCCGGGAAAAAAAAGTGGATCGCTCATGCCGGTAACTATGCCAAAGGTATTGTACAGGTAAACGAAGGAGCAAAAGCTGCGCTAACATCGGCCAAGGCTTCAAGCCTGTTACCTGTGGGCGTTATTAATATTATATCGGATTTTAAAAAGGGCGAAATCATTAAGCTGGTTGACGAAAACAACAAGTCTATCGGCTTAGGCATAGCGCAATATGGTTCGGATAAAGCGGCCGAAATGGCGGGGAAAAAAAATCAGAAACCCCTTGTACATTATGATTACCTTTATTTAGAAAACTAA
- a CDS encoding glutamate-5-semialdehyde dehydrogenase, producing the protein MPTKQKSYTAYFENARIASRKTIDPSKINIVLKELAKATIAQSEYLLKENKKDLDRMDPTDPKFDRLKLTAERIKDIATEIVNVAKLRSPLGHILSRKQMHNGLEIKRISVPLGIVGVIYEARPNVTFDVFALCFKTGNTCILKGGSDAEFSNQAIISIIRRVLADHDIDENIATLLPPEREATDALLSAIGYVDVLIPRGSQQLIDHVRNNSKVPVIETGAGIVHTYFDEFGDLEKGRAIILNAKTRRVSVCNALDCLIVHYTRLRDLPKLLTPLVEKKVVLYADETAFMILKGHYPDALLAHAKPEHFGTEFLSLKMAVKVVESFEDALDHIAEYGSKHSEAIISEDPARCEAFLNQVDAAAVYVNASTAFTDGAQFGLGAEIGISTQKLHARGPMGLKELTSYKWIVRGSGQTRA; encoded by the coding sequence ATGCCCACTAAGCAGAAAAGTTATACCGCGTATTTTGAAAATGCCCGGATTGCGTCACGGAAAACCATCGATCCTTCAAAAATTAATATTGTATTGAAGGAACTTGCTAAAGCAACTATTGCTCAAAGCGAATATTTATTAAAAGAAAATAAAAAGGATCTGGATCGCATGGATCCGACAGACCCCAAATTCGATCGTTTAAAGCTCACTGCCGAACGAATAAAAGATATTGCGACAGAAATTGTAAATGTGGCAAAACTAAGAAGCCCGCTGGGGCATATCCTTTCGCGTAAGCAGATGCATAATGGATTGGAAATAAAACGGATAAGCGTGCCGCTGGGTATTGTTGGTGTAATATACGAGGCCCGTCCAAATGTAACTTTCGACGTATTTGCACTTTGTTTTAAAACAGGTAACACTTGCATATTAAAAGGTGGCAGCGACGCCGAATTTTCAAATCAGGCGATCATTTCAATTATCCGCCGGGTTTTGGCAGATCATGACATTGATGAAAATATTGCGACGCTGTTGCCGCCTGAACGCGAAGCCACTGACGCCCTGCTGAGTGCTATTGGGTATGTAGACGTCTTAATTCCCCGCGGGAGCCAGCAATTGATAGATCATGTGCGAAATAATAGCAAAGTGCCGGTTATTGAAACAGGCGCCGGCATTGTGCACACTTATTTTGATGAATTTGGCGATCTTGAAAAAGGACGCGCTATTATTTTAAATGCAAAAACCCGCCGTGTGAGCGTTTGCAATGCGCTTGATTGCCTTATAGTTCATTATACCAGACTAAGGGATCTGCCAAAGTTGCTTACGCCGTTAGTGGAAAAGAAAGTGGTATTGTATGCCGATGAAACAGCATTTATGATCTTAAAGGGGCATTATCCGGATGCCCTGCTGGCCCATGCGAAACCGGAACATTTCGGAACAGAGTTTTTATCCTTAAAAATGGCAGTTAAGGTGGTTGAAAGCTTTGAGGACGCGCTTGATCATATTGCTGAGTACGGTTCAAAACATAGCGAGGCCATTATATCTGAGGATCCTGCGCGCTGCGAAGCATTTTTAAACCAGGTGGATGCCGCCGCCGTTTATGTGAATGCTTCAACAGCTTTTACAGACGGGGCTCAGTTTGGGTTGGGCGCCGAGATTGGTATCAGCACCCAAAAACTCCATGCCCGGGGCCCGATGGGGCTAAAAGAATTGACCAGCTATAAATGGATAGTGAGAGGTAGCGGACAAACCCGCGCTTAA
- the mnmA gene encoding tRNA 2-thiouridine(34) synthase MnmA: MSKHGRILVAMSGGVDSSVAAVMLHEQGYEVIGLTMKTWDYASSGGSSKETGCCSLDSINDARALAVGYGFPHYILDIRSEFGDFVIDNFVDEYLAGRTPNPCVLCNTHIKWEALLKRADKLDCEFIATGHYANIRLQDNGRYVISKGKDENKDQSYVLWGVSQKNLSRTKFPLGSFSKPEIRQMAMDMGQVELAGKSESYEICFVPDNDYRAFLRHKVEDLEERVAGGNFVLTDGTVVGKHQGYPFYTIGQRKGLGIALGHPMFVTSINPQTNTVVLGTVDELERKEAWVKNLNLVKYESIREPIEAITKIRYKDAGTQSTIVQMGEHMKVDFHHSVSGIAPGQSAVFYEGNDLLGGGFLI; encoded by the coding sequence ATGAGTAAGCACGGGAGGATATTAGTAGCGATGAGCGGCGGGGTTGACAGCTCCGTGGCAGCTGTTATGCTGCATGAGCAGGGTTATGAAGTGATAGGGCTTACCATGAAAACCTGGGATTATGCCTCATCCGGCGGAAGCTCAAAAGAAACCGGCTGCTGCAGCCTTGATAGTATTAACGATGCCCGCGCATTAGCTGTAGGCTATGGCTTTCCGCACTATATATTAGATATTCGCAGTGAGTTTGGCGATTTTGTGATCGATAATTTTGTAGACGAATATTTGGCCGGGCGCACCCCCAATCCCTGCGTTTTATGCAATACCCATATTAAATGGGAAGCATTGTTAAAACGTGCCGACAAACTGGATTGTGAATTTATTGCAACTGGCCATTACGCCAACATCCGTTTACAGGATAACGGCCGCTATGTGATCTCGAAAGGTAAAGACGAAAATAAAGACCAGTCCTATGTATTGTGGGGGGTATCGCAAAAAAACCTTTCACGTACCAAATTTCCATTGGGCAGTTTTTCAAAACCCGAGATCAGGCAGATGGCTATGGATATGGGCCAGGTAGAGCTGGCCGGCAAAAGTGAAAGTTATGAGATCTGCTTTGTGCCTGATAACGACTATCGGGCCTTTTTAAGACATAAAGTAGAAGACCTTGAGGAACGTGTTGCCGGTGGTAACTTTGTTTTAACTGACGGCACCGTAGTAGGCAAACACCAGGGCTACCCTTTTTATACCATTGGCCAGCGCAAAGGTTTGGGTATTGCGCTTGGTCACCCTATGTTTGTTACCAGCATCAACCCACAAACCAATACCGTTGTTTTGGGAACCGTTGACGAACTGGAACGCAAAGAAGCCTGGGTTAAAAATTTAAACCTCGTTAAATACGAAAGCATCCGCGAGCCAATTGAAGCCATTACTAAAATAAGGTACAAAGATGCCGGTACCCAAAGCACCATTGTGCAAATGGGCGAACATATGAAAGTTGATTTTCACCATTCGGTATCAGGCATTGCGCCGGGCCAGTCGGCTGTGTTTTATGAGGGGAATGATTTGCTGGGTGGCGGTTTTTTAATATAA